The following proteins are co-located in the Leptospira weilii genome:
- a CDS encoding DUF4846 domain-containing protein: MEPILTFADRFQKRILAFNRFSKSFALKLTLIVLIVFGFFPPVSGCLDAEPSKVNEIPLPPETTRVRFEKNSFPDFVQNLPLKSERTLWTYKKQNIVRRYDTIAVLNIPLLFQDDLEQCADYAMRIWAEYHKQKNRLNRLYLFDYNGNRKFFSESGLSYSSFLRKAFASSNSFSLKKGGRIISEKELRPGDLFVQNESGGIGHVSMILDLSENRNGDRFFLIGFSFMPAQEMHIEKAPKTFGSHGWFTYSGFLSHLKVSYPYGNSVLRRF; this comes from the coding sequence ATGGAACCTATTTTAACTTTCGCCGATCGATTTCAAAAACGAATCTTAGCATTCAATCGGTTTTCAAAATCCTTCGCTCTAAAATTGACCTTAATCGTTTTGATTGTATTTGGTTTTTTTCCTCCCGTTTCCGGTTGTCTGGATGCCGAACCTTCTAAAGTGAATGAAATCCCACTCCCACCGGAAACGACACGAGTTCGATTTGAAAAGAATTCTTTTCCGGATTTTGTGCAAAATCTTCCGCTAAAATCGGAGCGGACGCTTTGGACGTATAAAAAACAGAATATCGTTCGACGTTACGATACGATTGCCGTTTTAAACATTCCCCTTTTGTTTCAAGACGATTTGGAACAATGCGCAGATTATGCGATGCGCATTTGGGCGGAGTATCATAAACAAAAAAACCGTTTAAACCGTCTGTATCTTTTTGATTATAACGGAAATCGAAAGTTCTTTTCCGAAAGCGGACTTTCCTATTCTTCTTTTTTGAGAAAGGCCTTTGCATCTTCCAATTCTTTTTCCCTTAAAAAAGGAGGAAGGATCATTTCGGAAAAGGAGTTACGACCGGGCGATCTTTTTGTTCAAAATGAATCGGGAGGAATCGGACACGTTTCCATGATTTTGGATTTGTCGGAAAACCGAAATGGAGATAGATTTTTCCTAATCGGATTCAGCTTTATGCCCGCCCAGGAAATGCATATCGAAAAAGCTCCAAAAACATTCGGTTCTCACGGTTGGTTTACCTATTCCGGTTTTCTTTCTCATTTGAAAGTTTCTTATCCCTACGGGAACTCCGTTTTGAGAAGATTCTAA
- a CDS encoding leucyl aminopeptidase family protein, with protein MKLDKNKIQTSIGKNPSKTFYKLQLLFKDHFPENLKTKYSLQTSSGIFTGDNGQIFTDETEKIIYLGLGDSSKVKTRGIAQHFFSFGEKLRKWNGVGLEIHLPKILTTALPANLLVYQIINSLEQGAYAINVLAKEFKENSKKIGNVSLILQDAAKVKEAEKGLRRGKVVSRYVNGARFIAHLPANHFTPEDFVSRSKEIAKDNGLKITVFDEPQLKKEKMGGILSVCEGSDKKAKMILLEYTPAKPSTKKKLAIIGKGLTFDSGGISIKPAQDMHEMKYDMCGAAAAIHAIGAIAELGLGVPVIAAIGVAENMPDAAAIKPGDVYTAHNGITVEVQNTDAEGRLVLGDVLSYVGKKFKPDYMLDLATLTGAIIISLGHEAAGVMSNSESLTNLLKEASASSDERIWEMPLWEEYSEDLKSDIADIRNVAGRAGGSLSAAKFLERFVDPGIAWAHIDIAGAAWRKKASGTQIGNGPTGYGVRLLVDLAEKIGKKK; from the coding sequence CGAAATATTCGCTTCAAACTTCCTCCGGAATTTTTACAGGAGATAACGGACAAATATTCACGGACGAGACCGAAAAAATCATCTACTTAGGGTTAGGCGATTCTTCCAAAGTAAAAACGAGAGGAATCGCCCAGCACTTTTTCTCCTTCGGAGAAAAACTCAGAAAATGGAACGGAGTGGGTCTTGAAATTCATCTTCCGAAAATTCTTACTACCGCACTTCCCGCAAATCTGCTCGTCTATCAAATCATAAACTCGTTAGAACAAGGAGCTTATGCGATCAACGTTCTCGCCAAGGAATTCAAAGAAAACTCCAAGAAAATCGGAAACGTTTCCCTGATTCTCCAAGACGCGGCAAAAGTTAAAGAGGCCGAAAAAGGACTCAGACGGGGAAAAGTGGTCAGCCGCTATGTCAACGGAGCCCGTTTTATCGCGCATCTTCCCGCAAATCACTTCACGCCGGAAGACTTCGTTTCTAGATCGAAAGAAATCGCAAAGGACAACGGACTTAAAATCACTGTCTTTGACGAACCTCAATTGAAAAAAGAAAAGATGGGAGGAATTCTCTCGGTCTGCGAAGGCTCGGATAAAAAGGCGAAGATGATTCTTCTAGAATATACTCCTGCCAAACCGAGCACAAAGAAAAAACTCGCAATCATCGGAAAAGGTCTTACCTTTGATTCCGGAGGAATCAGTATCAAACCCGCACAAGACATGCACGAAATGAAATACGACATGTGCGGAGCGGCCGCGGCCATCCATGCGATCGGCGCAATCGCCGAACTGGGATTAGGTGTTCCGGTTATCGCGGCAATCGGAGTCGCGGAAAATATGCCGGATGCGGCCGCGATCAAACCGGGAGACGTTTACACGGCTCACAACGGAATTACGGTAGAAGTTCAAAATACGGATGCGGAAGGCCGTCTGGTTTTAGGAGACGTCCTCTCCTACGTCGGAAAAAAATTCAAACCGGACTACATGTTGGATCTTGCAACTCTAACGGGAGCGATCATTATTTCTCTCGGACACGAGGCCGCCGGAGTCATGAGTAATTCGGAATCTCTCACAAATCTGCTCAAAGAAGCGTCGGCCTCTTCGGATGAAAGGATCTGGGAAATGCCTCTTTGGGAGGAATATTCGGAAGATTTAAAGAGCGATATCGCGGATATTCGTAACGTCGCGGGACGAGCGGGCGGCTCCTTATCCGCCGCAAAATTCTTAGAAAGATTCGTGGATCCCGGAATCGCTTGGGCACACATCGACATCGCGGGAGCAGCTTGGAGAAAAAAGGCGTCCGGAACTCAGATCGGAAACGGACCGACCGGATACGGGGTTCGACTGTTGGTGGATCTTGCGGAAAAAATCGGAAAAAAGAAATAG